ATCAAGTGGGTCAGGAGTGATGAGGAGGGAGCGGGTCGGCACCAAGGCTCGGAGGAGGCTTCACAGGGGATGTGGCCCGGGAACGGGGTCTTAGGGAAGAGAGTAGTAGTAGACACAAAGTGTTGTGTGGGAGCATCCCAGACCAGGGATCATTGTGAGGACTGACAGAAATGCAGTTGTGCTTGGCGTGTTCTTTCTGCAGGGTGGGCGCAAGGTGGTAAGGGGGTGGTGAGATTGCAAGGTGAGCCAGTTTGGAAAAGAGGGCCTTCAAAGCCAATATAAAGATGTTCATTGTTATCTATCATTTTATGAGTTTTTCTGGCAATGAGAGATTTCTGGAGGTTGTCAGAGTTGAGGGACTCACATCTGTTATAGGATGATGCACTTAGCTGCAGTGTAAGGTATGAAGTGAAGGGGAGAGTTTTAAGGCCGAGACTGAAGTCAGAGGCTTTTGCAGTTATGGGGTGCATGGTGGCGGGGACTCCACTAGGCTGTGGGGATGAGAACACGAAGGAAATGCCCGAAAGACAATGGGAATCTGTCTGTGTGCACAGGGATGGATGAGACTGGAAGGTATTTACAGACAAAGGATGCCGAGCAGATGGGCTATGACTGCTTGGTGTGGAGCAATGTGAGAATAGCCCTGTCTTCTCAGTGACGTAGGAGGTGGAGGTGCCTTATCTGTCACAGAAGGTTACGGAGAATACATTTGCTAGACTGGTTCCAATCCCATGGAGGGACTGACCATTGGTAAGGCATCACAATAGGTATGAGAAGTAGAAGATTAAGATAAGAGCATTCCCGTAATTTAGGattgtgttttctcatttattcatttcatataTATCAAAACTCCCAAATCaatgaaaaattcttaaaatatttctcacCCGTATAATATCTACTGTTTACCTGAATACGTAATATTGGAGAAAATGGATTAATTATTGGATTAGGCTTAATATGTTATGTACATTTTgtgaatgtttaatttttatgtagttttggCATAAGATCATCAGCAAAGTATTCTTCTATACAACTTCATGTGATTATGCTGTGGAAAATTCAACACATGAAGTTATTTATCAAGcttttccttcctcattctccttacatgtgtgtttgtgtgggtgCCTGTCCAGCTTACACTTCTCTGTCTGTACCTGTGGATACAAAGGCCGTGCTCTGCTGCCCTCCTATCCTGTTGACAGCGGTGGTGGTAGCAACGTGGGAAATCACCTTCAGAGACAACTCCTCCTGCACCAGAGCCTACAGGAGAGATAACAACGAGACCAAGGACAGTAACTGTACAGACACGAGAATAACCTGGGTCTCCAGACCTGACCAGAATCCTGCCCTTCAGATTGATCCAGTGCCCACCACGCATGATGGGAACTACACGTGTGAAATGGTCACACCCAATGGGAATTTCCGGCATGGATACTACCTCCAAGTGTTAGGTGAGCAGCCTCGTGTAATGTGGTCTGTCAGATAACCAGAACTGGGGCAGGAGCTAATGTCCCTCTCTGTTCCCTGTCCCATGTGTTAGTTAGGATTGAAGCATTTTTCCTTACCTCTCTGCAGTGCCCCCTGAGGTGACCCTGCTTCAGAGTGGGAATGGAACCACAGTGTGCAAGGCGGCTGCAGGGAAGCCGGCTGCACAGATCTCCTGGACCCCAGAGGGGACTTGTGTCACTGAGCAGGAACACTGGGACGATGGCACAGTGACGGTCCAGAGCACCTGTTCCTGGGAGGGCCACCGTGTGCCTAATGTGTCCTGCTCTGTCTCTCATGTGACTGGAAACAAGACTCTGTCCTTAGCACTGGACCCAGGTAAGCACTTGCTTCGTGTAGAGTAGTGAACTTGATGCTCTGCATTTTCTGCCATACAAGATTATGAACAACCAAGTGCAAGGTGACAAAGCCTGTGCTCCtaatttgaagatattttctaaAACTAAACTGGATAAAGCATTAGGATGCTAGAGAAATTGTTCATATTCCTTTAACGAGcagaagaaattaatttaataacTTTTTACCAGTACGTCCCTAAACATCTTTTCTTCTGTAGCcacaaaaaattatttgctaactGAGTGATCAATATaggctttttctttgaaattaataGTATAAAATATGGATACTTGTATATAATTTAACAGTACTTTTCAGTAAATAGCCAAGAACAGCAATTAtttccttacatatttttctatttcttgtaaTCACCACTTGATCTGTTGCTCCGAGTAAGAGACAATTTTCCTCTCCCTCATTATTTAAAACCAGTTCATCAATTCATTTGCCAAACTGGTAACTGAATGTTAGGTGTTTAAGGCTGGTGATACaaagatggaaaaacaaaatctgtgTCTTCATACGGTTCCATCTAGATCTATGCATTTATCTCCAGTCCCACCTGACTTCCCCTTCTGTAGACCAAACATTCAACCTCTACcccatatatttttttccctttccatgtCTTTAGAGGCTTTGCTTCATTAACCATCTTTGCTCTGTTTGGTTCAGTATTGTCTGTTCCACAAGTCCTTTCCCCAAAGCTTATTATATAAACATCCCAGTATAACTCTCATATTTAAAACTAGACACTATGATTCCTCACACTCTTAGTTTTTACCTTTTACTCATACCCATGACTTTTAAAAGAGCGTCTAAACTCATTGTATGACATCTCCTCTTTAACTCACGTGCATCTCTCTGCACAGGGAATGTTCTAACAAAAAGCACTGAGATCTCCTAGcagctgaataaaataaaaaatattcattctttgttCTTGGTTAGCTTCTTTGTAGTATTTGCTATGGTCTCTCCtcttttttcatctgtttttctccCATATTCACTGGGTTCTCTGCTTAACTTCCAGTCAGCTTCTTAGTTTTCTTAGATTCCTTTCTGTCTATTCATCCCCCAAAGAAAGGCATTTCTCTGAGTCCTGTCACTGATTCTCTTTTTGCTGTTACCCCTGCTCCCTGAGGGCCATCGTCCAGACCTGGGGCTTCAACCACTGCCTATTCTTGACTCTCATATGTATTTTTAGCCCAGATTTATGTCCTTGGCCACACCATGATCAAAACCGATTTCCGGCTGGACAGCTTCACCAGGATCCTCGAGGGCACCATGCCTATTCCCAGAAAGGAATTCCTGTCCTCCCCCCTTCGTGAGCTCCATACCTATGGTCTGTGTGAATGACTCAAGCCAGAAAATGAAACATCCTACAGCaccactttcttctttcctgtatTCAAAATCAGTCACTATCTTTTATTGATTTTACCTTAAAAGTATTTCTTAAATCTGGACCTTTTTCCCTCCCCACTGCATTAGTTGAGTATGTGACCATCTCACTGAGATTATTACAATGTCCTTGTCACCAGTCTTCTAGCTCCTGCCTTACTTCTCTCCAGTTTATCCCCTTCACTCTTGTCAGACTGACTCTTGTAAGATGGAAAACATACTCCTTCCTCCTACTTAAATGCCCCCAGTGGCTTCTCTTTGCCTCACAGAAAGCTAAATCTTTTGCCATTCTCTAGTCTGTATCCCATGCTTGTGGGCCTTTTTGGGATCCCCAAAAGTGTTTTCCTCCTTTATTCCTCTGTTGTCTTTTACATGCAATTTCTGCTTCTCTACAATGTACTCTCTTCTTTCATTCCATTTGGTCAATTCCTATTAAAGGTTTAAGACCCAGTTGATAGAGTTCCTCTGGGGCAGTTCCCTCTCACCCTGGGGTCTGGTTAGCCGTCCCTTCCTGTGCTCGCGTAATGCCCTGTGTGTGCCTCTGGCTAGGCCCTGCAACTGACCTCCCCCTTCTCTGACTCCCAGCCCAAGGTCAGCACCATATCATTTCGCTTCTGTATCCCCAGGGACTGGcactgtgcctgacacataacaAAACTGCAGAATTAAGTTCAGATCATCACGGACTTCTATATATCCCACACTATACTCTAAATATGATTTAAGTAAACTCTCTTCAAATTTTTGCTCCAATTTCTTTCTCTAGAAaaattcttccttcttctcttacCCTGTTTCAGCCTGTTACTGACAAGGCTCAGTTCAAATCCCACTTCACCCTGACTGCCTATTAGACTTCACTAAACTTCCTTATTCAGGGGATGACTTGTAATCTGTAATGCTCACTTAGTGCTGTTTGCTCTCTTGTAAATTATCTTCCCATTTCTATGGGTCTGACTTCAACTGGACCATGAGCTTTTTGAGGGCTGTGATCATGTCTTATTCTTCTCTGATGCAGCCTAGGAGGTTGTCTGACATTCTTCTAGTTTAGTGTGTGAGCAGGTCATTTCACAGAATGATATGACCTTTGGAGCCAAGAGTCAGATAAGTACTAAGAGTTCACATGCTCTCTGAGCAGCTGTTTTCATAGGAGAAAAGACTTCAGAAAGGTGGTCCTAGTtagtttcattttgtcttttcaaCAGTTCTCTGggccatttcacagataaataaatgaaagtaggGAGACATAAAATGTCCTACTAAAGGTGGTACAGCAGCCCAATGACAAAATCATTTCACTGTCTAGAAAAATTTATTAATGCCCCAAATATTAAGAATAATGTCCCCCCAAATGAAGAGTTATacagtaacttaaaaaaatacattctccTTTTTCTAGTAAACTTGGAAAGTATTAGCAGTGTTCACtgggcatttattcattcagaaaatatttattcaaaatctACCATGTACAAAACAGAGACAAGGCTCCTAAACTTTGCCATGAAAGAATGATATGTTGTTAACATTCAAATTGTGATCTAGAATGTGTTCTGATTATGATAGTCTGTGAAGTTTTAAGAACATTTTAGAAGACTCTTTTAAACTGCTAACTCTAATGTGTTCATTAGTAGAATCCTTGAAATGGCCTTCTTAGCCCTACCTGTGTTACCTGTGTTTAAAGGTGTCAGAATCTTGAGATTTCCAGAATCATCCCTACTGATCATTCTCGGTATGAAGTTCTCTCTTTTCCTGATTATTCTGGTCATTGTGGTCAAGAAAATAACCGATTGCAGGAAGGAatgaagactgaaaaataaagactcattagaaagaaaacattattgTAACACTGTGAGTTTACAATGCCCTGGGAAAAACTTGATGCACTTTTTGGCATGTGTTTGTTCTTCCAGCCCTTTCTTTGTTGTAGGAATTTTGTTAACAGTGGAGAGCCCAGGGGCACTGGGATAAGAGCTTCTGCTCCCTTACAGTTTTTCCATAAGAGACGCCTGTCCTGGGCCAGCCAGCCCGTGAGCATTCTGTGGGGGAAATGAAGTGCTTCTGGGGCTTCCTAAGtgtttatttccttgtttctttgctTCTGAAGGCTTGTGTTCATTCTtccttaattatatattttatgttttttcctagagcatgaaaatttaaaaatctggaaATCAATTTAGACCTGATGAGATATCACAAAAAAAGCAGCTAGTTGTGATCTACCTTCCAGCTGAACATCTAGCTCGACTGCTCCTGTTACTTTTTGATACCTCTGTGTTTAGGAGAAAAGATATGATAGTCGGCAAGGCCAGCTTCAAACACTCAGCTCACACACACGTATATGTATTCATGAAAAAGTTTGCTGCTTATCGTAAATGCCTAGGATGACTCACCTACTTTCCCCTTTGCCCTACCGAGCTATTATTTGCAAATGAGAAACAACCCTGCTTCTGCCTAAAGAGGAACATGGCCAGCGAAAGGCAAGCAGCAACGCTGTGCAGTTTGCCTACACCCCTTGGTTTCTTTGGATGGTGCTTCCATCCTAGCTTCTTGTTTTCTCTGCCCTCTTGAGATGTTGCAGTGGCAGGAGCTGCTACAAACACTACCTCCAGGATAGCCTGTAGCTGACCTTTCATTCTTTGCAAGCCAACGGCTGGGGTAGTTGGATTGCATGTTTGGGGTAGTTGGATTGCAAAAGTGGCCAGAAGTCATTTTTAGCAGTGCCTGCATTTTTGAGGAAATTATAAGTCAATCCCAAATAAAATGCTGTTAGAGTCCTTGGAGACAGGACTGAATGCCACCTTACCTTTTAGAGCTCCAGGGTCTCAATCCTCTTTCTTGTCTCCACTCCAGGTTGGAATGGTAAATAGTGGTAAGAGTGCTTCTTGAAGCCCTAACATTTTCTAGGGCCAGTGAAAACTGGAGTCCTATCTTCACTGATACCCATGGTAATCCTATAGTAGAAATGGTCCTTTGGTTTAAAGGAATATTTCTTGTAGAAGGTGGCAGGTAATTTGggctattacttttatttttagcaaaATTCTGGGggagaaaatgaatgcattctatCTGGAGGATACTATGTAAGTAGGATAGCCTAATTGTTCAAACAGCTGCCAAATCTCAGTGTATTCATACCGCAAAGTATGACAAAATGCTTGCTCACTCCATATTCCAGTGCAGGTTGGTGGGCCTGAGGCAGTGGACAGGAGTGCTTCTGGTGTAAGCTAGCATTTTATCCCATTGCTCTGCCCTTCTCAGAATGTTCTCCATCCAGCTCGTgaatgggagagagaggaaggaagatttCAAGTGGGAGACTTTTTATGAACCAGGCCTAGAATAGCAATCAGTCCCACTCACATTCTGTGGACTAGTACTTGTCATATGACCGCACAATTCTATGGAAGTTGAAAAATGCAGTGTAATTGTCTTGGAAGAAATGGAGTCAGGGTTTGGGTATATAtagccagtctctgccttcagTGAAGAATAGGACAAATGCTAAGATTAATACCTACTGTATTAGTAATTGAACATGAGTcaagaaataaatgagtaaataatgtCATATATAACTCTTATtagctcttttctcttttctttgttaataTGATCTTTTATGTTTAAGATAGATTATAGACTGGAAAACAGTCTAGTACCACGATTCTGTCATAACTCAGAAATACTGTGGCACAGATTGCCAGTTGCCTGGTCCAAGTGCTCATCATTCCCCTTCTCCTCATGGTAGGCGATTGTATTCATGACTCCAGATCTCTGCACCTCCCTCTGCGTAATTTGCCGGTGACTTTAGAGTTCTTTCCATAAAGAGAGTGCATATTTCTCTACCCCAGGTACTTTGCTTTTGCCAACCAAATGAGGCAAAAGTGTACCAGTTTTGAGCCTGGGTCTCAAGAGGTGCTGTGGGTGTTGACTGCTACTCTATGAGAACATGCCTGGGCTCCTCTCCTGGAGGACGGGAAGCATGTAGAGCAGAACTAAGTCACCCAGTCCCATCCCCCACCAGCTTGGACAATCCCATGGTCGACTATCTCCTAGACATAAGAGGAAGCTTAATCAAGATCAGAAGAGCTGCCTACCTGAATATCAGATGATCCCAGACATTTAGCTATTGTTGCCACAGAGGTTTTGTTGTTACCACTCAGCATTAACATGGTGTTAGTGATAGAGCTTGGACAGGAGTACCTTCATTTTGAATAAACCCCCCTGCCACCTTAGAGAGACCCAGGATTCATCTTACTCAGACTCCAAGCATTTTCCcaaggacacatcagcaagctgcaagcccaccttttccctgacccagCCCCTCAAAAACCCGCCAAAAAAACACTGCCATAAAAAGCCACATAGTCTGTAAGAgatgccttctttgttctgctagccagaacagaggggtccctctcaggtttagcaataaacctgcttggactgtggagttcacagtccaaaaaaaaaatcccttcttttccttttaattaggTCTCTCATAAATTGATTAATAGCATAACTTCCATTTTAGTTAGCATGGAGACACGCTTAGCTAAAAGACATTTCTTAGTTTTCTCTTGTGGCTGAGTATGACCACCCACAAAAGTTTTTGTGAATGAGATGTAAGCATCAGTCTCTGTGATATTTTTAGGAAAACTCTCTAAAAGAAAGGAGAGGTCCTCTTTTGCTTTTCCTCCTTACCTCTGGATTGCAACACTGCTGTGGTGACTGTAGGTCCAGCAGCCAACTTGGGCCATGAATGACATTGAGGGTGGAAACCACTCATCAAGATGGTAGAAAGGAAAGACGGAAGGATTCTGGCCCTGATGACTGTGCCATACCATCCTAGTCTACCTACCTGTAAACTTTTGTGTGAGAATAAACTATTTTGTGGATGCCACTGTTACTTTAGTTTTTACTCCATATACAGTTGAACATGATCCTGGTTGATGCACATGCCCAGTTTGCCAGTCTCAAGGTTGGCTGGCAGCACTGTGACACAGGTCATTCTCTGCTCATGAGCATTTTCATGGTCTTGCTTTCATTCTTCCCCAGAGATCATGAAACAGATGTGACTTCAGAAGACAAGAATCATAGGTATGAGAGCCGTCTCTGCGGTAGTTCCAGAAGAATTGCTGGTGCGATGCTGTGGGCTTGTGATAGGAAAGGGTTTGGAATGTGGAAATGTGCAAAGAACATCTCATAGCCAGTCCCTAGACAGGTGAGGCCATGCCTGCCTTATAGGATTGGGAAGAGAAGATACTGTTGCAGGCTCTTaacagaggatgtgaacagaagAAAGACAGGACTGGAAATCTGTGAGACTTTGTTATGTTCATCCTTGTCCACTGAAAGGATTCCATCCTTTCTGGAAGAGCTTTACCTGAATTAATGCTGCTTCTCTGTTCCATTCTCACTGCCATGATTTTCTGGGTGATGTTAGTTTAGAAGAGGTGAAGAGCTACAGCTACTCCCTCTCAACCTCCTACCCTGCATAAAGatgaaaaactttttcttttcttttctgaacaCGTAGATGCATATATATCTACGTGCATCACAAGTTAAATGTGGTCCTAACTTGAGGAAAATTGGGAGCTACTTTTAGCAAAACACAATTGAGAGCCACTAGATGGTGCTTCAACTTAGTTCTTTTAACATTTGAAGCATATAAAATCTAACCTCAGACAGTAAtcctacattttttctttaatttttccatgCAAATGCCCCTCCATTTACTAAGTCTTTAGGTCTTCATGGGTAGTTTTGGAACAAtcagagaaggaaggataaatggTTTAAATTAAAACTAAGGAGAAAAAAGTTTTTCAGTCTCCAAACTTGAATTATACTAGCCCCGCCACTTAATTTTAGTAGAAACATTTTGTTTCTCAAATGAGACGGGGGTGTACATGAACAGTCTTatttcagagaaaggggaaattCCTTTCTCAGGGAAGTGAGAATCCCTTAGTGTTTAAACCAAGATTAATAATGAGTTATTTCCTACTGGAGGTTGAGATCACTTGATTACTAAACAGCAAATCTCTGCTTGTTATTTTAATGACAGTGGATGATTGGAGCTGCAAATGAAGTAGCTGGCCTTCTCTACTTCTGGGTCTAACCCCTTATGTCAGCTCCTATCATCTTTTAGAGGCATGCATGGTATTCTAAAACTGGAAGGAAGTTAGATAAAGTAGGCCAACTTCCTcatttcacaaaagaggaaactaaggctctcAGAGTCAAATGACCATCCGGTATTATTACTAAGAAGCCAGCTGGAGTGTGGACTCGTTTTGCTTCCTGATGGGAGCAGTCACCAGAGGACTTTCAGTTGTGTTGTTTGGAGTGAGAATTGGGGTTTAAGAGGGAATTGATGGGAGTCTTCAAAAGGATCACAGGATGAAAAAGTAACAACACATGAAACGTTCACAAGATTGATGACTATATTCAAGGAAGGATTGGATATTGTTGTGGTTAAAAATTGTCACCACATGCCAAGTACATCACATCTGATTTGACAATAGAAGCACATTTTAAGGAGAGATTTTAAGAagcaatttaaattaaattataattggTTTTTAAATTCTTACTTCAATCCTTTCTATAGTccagaagccagagaaaaggcAGAGGGGAACCTTTTGCCTGTTTAGGGAAGCACACCAACAACTCGGGCCTGTTGCGGAAAGCATAGGAATACCGAAATAAAGGGAACTCAAGGGATCagcaaaatgataataaaaaagtgGTCTTTCTAGACTCCAGTGATAGGAATCTGGGGGGGGATGGAGATGGTTCTTCAGGAATCaggtaaaaggagaaatagaatagCCCTTAGCTACTGAGAGAGTTGGTTGGGCATCAATTCTCTAAGGTGCCATagctaaagaattttaaaattaagcattCCTCTCTGTTAACATTTAAAGTCAGTTACATAACAATAGCCTTCATATAATTAATGGTGctctagaaatgaaaagaagaaggGGTTTTACCCATGTTCTagggaaaacagtacagagaagGCAGCAGTTAGCAGGATTGGTGATGAAAACCAAGAATGATCAAGAATTGGTCTGGGATTCAAAGTCTAGGGTGAGAGATAACAAGAAGCCAGCGGGGGAAGGCAAGCAAGCATCCATCAAGTGTCTTCAAAATGCTGGGGAGGGTGTGGAACTTCCCAAAATTTCACTGGCTGGAGCTTGAGTTATTTTATTTGGACATTAAAGGAAACGATATTTTCCAGAAGGGTGGAACTCTTAGGGACCACTGGACATTGCAAGACGGGTAAGGACAAGAAGTTCACAGTCTACTTACAGAGTTTCTGCTCACACTCTGAACATTTAAATATACCCTATCCTGGTAACAGAGAGAACTCCATAATCTTTGAAGGTTCTGGCTAGATCTAGAGTCTAATATTTACTTGACTTCTTCCCTGTGGCTTGTAGCTTGTAATTTTCCTgtctagaagaaaaaaaacaggaaatcaaaCAGGGATACTCAGAACTTCTTAAATTCCTAGCGTTTTTCTCCTCTCCTTAGGAACCTGGAAGCTCTTGACATTATTAAACAACCATAATTGTCTAGAAAGACAGCTCAGGTGATCTACCCAATGGTAGTCAGGGCCCACAGTACTCAGATGGAAGCAGCACCTTCTGTTATTTTACTTGGATGTGTGACCACCTGCACTTCCTGGGTAGAAAGCTAAATATTTGCTTGTCAGTGTTGGCCTATATGTCTACACTAAAAGCTGTAGGCCTGTCCATTGCCAGCTTCCCATATGCACCTAGACAGAGTGTGTACCTGAAGTGGCATCTAAAGGCCACAGAGCCCCCAATTTATACAGAGGTGGGCAAAATGAAATCTGTGCAAGCAGAGGGCAGCATCTCTCTGAATTCCTGGGGGTTATCATGGTGCCTGACCCTTCTGTGGGCTGGTTGGATGGACAAATGATCAAAAAAATACAATCAGTTCTGGAAGCAGGGTCTAAAGGGCTGGGGTCTCAAGTGATTAAATTTCTTATGCCTAAAGCTGCCTATGGCACTCACTTTGATATATTCTgtataaattcattcattcattcatcaaatattcatTAATTACTTATTATATGATGGTCATAATGCTGAGctctaaaaataagtaagtaaattgtgaatcaaacattaaataaaatatggtcaTTGAAAATTTTACAGTGAGGAAGAGAGACATAGAAGCAGATCATTAAAATATGCATAGTGCTATAGCAATCAGAGGAAGAAATACCCAGTTCTAACCAACTGTATGGCTTATTGTTCAGGAAAAGCACTGGATGACTTAGGAGTCTTTTAgctgcaagaaacagaaaataggacTCTCACTTAAGCACCTAATGATAATAAGGACGTTTATTATGTTATGTAAGAAGTCATCAAGAAGTAGGGCCAACTTCAAGTGTGGTTGTTTCAAGGGCTCAACAAAGCCTTGAAGGACCTTAATTTCATCCTTGCCTCTGCTCTTCCATCATCAGTGTTGGCTTCATCCTTAGGCTGGAAGCAAGAAGGTGGCAGTCACGCCAGGGCTATGAGGCGTGTCCAGGGAAGAGTACTGTCCAGCCCTTCCTCAAGCCCCTCTCGCTCAGAGGACCAGCAGCACCAAGATGCCTCCTCTCTGGTCTGATTGGCCAAGGCCACAGGACAGTTCTTTATCCAATCTCTGGATATCCAGATCCAAAGGGACAGAGATTATGCTCCTGTTGATGGGGGCTTCCATGGAGCATGTATCCTGGTgggagaggggtgggtggggaccTGACCGACACTGGGGTCTGGTATGAAAGCAGAACTGGAGTGTGCCTGGGAAGCCTTGGAGAAGCAGATGATGGCAGTCAAACTGAATTGTGAAAGATGAACAGGAGTACTGCAGACGGACAAAGGCAGGGAAGAGGAGACAGCCCGGGTGAGGACAGGGATCTGTGGCAGGGTGTGCCTCTTCCAGGGCGGTGGGGGAAGCTGTCTTCATCATCTTGTACAAGTCCAGCATCTCATGAAGTCATGTGGGGACAGAGACTGCTATTCTACTAAGAATGCTGGGAGAGTGCTGCCTATCCAGCAGATCTTGATGAATTCATAACATTTTCTGAACAGAATGTCCAAATCTTCTGACTGATTGGCCCAACACTGATTTTAAGATCAAATAAAGAGCCAAGAACATTGGTTTCAACACAGTGGAGAACCACAGAGAGGCAGGGGAACTCAGCCTAGAGAGGCAGTGGGGTCGGCTAGGTGAGGTCGCTCATATTTGAAGGGTGGGACTCAGTTCTGAGCTCAGTAAAACTTCAAAGAGTTGGGATACTTCTCTTTATTCTGGTTTCCCCTCATGAAGTATGAAAATAATTCTTGCTCTTAACCCAGATGAAGAGAGTGTTTTGAGGATaatctttatgtatttataaacatCTTTGgggaagatgctatagaaacaaAGTCTTGTTATTCACCTCCTCTGCTTTCAAATGTTCCTTATGAACATATTGGTATACAGAAAAAACTTGGCAATGTGTTTTTCCCTGAAACATCTCTCCAGAGCCCCACACCTGGACAACCGCAGACGTAGGCTCCCATGCCACCTGTGTCTTCTCTACTCCAAGCAGAGCTCCTCAGATGGACAGTGATcaccagagaggaaagaaatgatCATCTCTGTACAGGAAGGCAGAGGATATGCAACTAACTAAGAGAATTTGCAAATTTAACAAGAGGGagagaataaacacacacacaggctcaatattgaaaaatataaatttcaacaaaaactaaaacaagaTTTGTGAAGTTCCAACAAATGTTAAGACTCTTAGGGGAAGAGAAATGAATTGCATTCCAAATCCCTGTGATGACTTGCCTGTGAATAAGAATTTGATCCTCCTGGGAAAACAAGGTAGTTTATGAATGTGAAATTAATTATTTACTCTTGTTCCTTCACACATGTAAATGCTTGAGCACAccacaatttttagtttttttacatTGTCATTGTGAAAAGAGATAGCGAGAGACCTATTAGCAGGGTGCTTTGTGGCTGACCCAAGAGTTTTACTACATTTCTGAAGGGCATTTTTTTCACTGTGCAACATCCTGGGTTTCCTTGGGGGCCACAGAACCTGGAGAGGAAGCAGGTCTCCTCCTCTGTGGACACTGTGTGGAC
The DNA window shown above is from Manis javanica isolate MJ-LG chromosome 3, MJ_LKY, whole genome shotgun sequence and carries:
- the LOC108392921 gene encoding cell surface glycoprotein CD200 receptor 1-like isoform X1, translating into MEGLTIAYTSLSVPVDTKAVLCCPPILLTAVVVATWEITFRDNSSCTRAYRRDNNETKDSNCTDTRITWVSRPDQNPALQIDPVPTTHDGNYTCEMVTPNGNFRHGYYLQVLVPPEVTLLQSGNGTTVCKAAAGKPAAQISWTPEGTCVTEQEHWDDGTVTVQSTCSWEGHRVPNVSCSVSHVTGNKTLSLALDPGVRILRFPESSLLIILGMKFSLFLIILVIVVKKITDCRKE
- the LOC108392921 gene encoding cell surface glycoprotein CD200 receptor 1-like isoform X2; the protein is MEGLTIAYTSLSVPVDTKAVLCCPPILLTAVVVATWEITFRDNSSCTRAYRRDNNETKDSNCTDTRITWVSRPDQNPALQIDPVPTTHDGNYTCEMVTPNGNFRHGYYLQVLVPPEVTLLQSGNGTTVCKAAAGKPAAQISWTPEGTCVTEQEHWDDGTVTVQSTCSWEGHRVPNVSCSVSHVTGNKTLSLALDPDFYPKHAFLGSSPRGL